The sequence CGTCCAGCTCGGCCCGCGTGTCGGCGTCGGGGTCCTCGTCCCGCCAGGCCCGGACGGCGGTGAGCAGCGACTCGTCGCTCACAGCCGGTCGACGATCTGGGCGAGGAGCGTCCCCATGCGTTCGGCGGCCGCCTTGCCCGCCTCGATCACTTCCTGGTGCGACAGGGGGGAACCGGAGAGGCCGGCGGCCAGGTTGGTGACCAGCGACAGGCCCAGCACCTCGAGGCCGAGGTGGCGGGCGGCGATCGTCTCCCACACCGTCGACATCCCCACCAGGTCGGCGCCCATGCCCCGCAGCATGCGGATCTCGGCCGGCGTCTCGTAGTGCGGTCCTGGCAGGGCGCCGTACACCCCCTCCTCCAGCGACGGGTCGACCGAGCGGGCCAGCGACCGCAACCGGGGCGAGTAGGCCTCGGTGAGGTCGACGAAGCGCGACGGCACGTCGTCGGGCAGCATCCCCGACAGCGGCGACGAGCCGGTGAGGTTGAGGTGGTCGGCGATCAGCACCGGCTGGCCCACCGCCAGGCCCTCCCGGATGCCGCCGGCGGCGTTGGTCAGCACCACGGTCCGGCACCCGGCGGCGGCGGCAGTCCGCACGGCGTGGACGACCGCCGAGGGCTTGTGCCCCTCGTAACCGTGCACCCGCCCGACGAACGCCAGCACCCGCATGCCGCCCGGCGACACGATCGAGCGCACCCCGCCGCCGTGGCCGGCGACGGTGGACGGCAGGAAGCCGGGGAGGCCGTCGGTGGCGATCTCGGCCGCCACCGAGCCGAGCCGGTCGGCGGCCGGCCGCCAGCCCGAGCCGAGCACCACCGCCACGTCGTGGCCCGTCACCCCGGTGGCGGCAGCGAGGGCCTTGGCGGCCTCGGCGGCCTGGGCGAACGGGTCGGTCGGCGGCGGAGACGTCACCAGGTGGAACCTACCGTCGGCCACTCGGGGCCCGCAGCGACCACTGCCGTCCTGACCGTTCTGACCGTTCTGCGGGCATACGGCCGCGTTCGGTGACGAATCGGTTACGGCGATGTCACAAGTGTGACCGTCTGGGCAGGCATTCCCTCGATCGACTGGGAAAAATGACTATGGTGCGCCGATGACTTCCCAGGTCATACGTTCCACGACAGGAGCTACGGACGGATGATTCTTCAACGGCGGTTCAAGGCGCTGGCCATCGTGCTGGCGCTCGCTGTCGTTGCTGCGGGATGCGGCGACGACGACGACGAGGCCAGCGACAGTGGCAGCGACACCACGGAGGACAGCGGCGGTTCGAGCGGGGAGGTGGAGGGCCCGCCGGCGGTCACGCTCGACGACGAGTGCGAGGCGGCGAAGGCTGACGGCGTCGAGGCCCCCGATGGCTTCCGCGTCAACCTCGTGACCGACATCGGCCGCGTCGACGACGGCACCTTCAACCAGTTCGCCTTCGAGGCGATGGAGGCGGCCAAGGACTGCTTCGGCTTCGAGACCAGCTACATCGAGACGGTCTCCGAGGCCGACTACGCCACGAACATCGCCACGACGCTCGACGCGTCGCCGAACGTGGTCATCACCAACGGCTTCCTGATCGCCACCGACACGCTGGCGGCGGCCGAGGCGAACCCCGACGTCGACTTCCTCGGCGTCGACCAGTTCCAGGAGGAGTTCCCCGAGAACTACATCGGGGTCCAGTTCCGTGAGGACCAGGGCGGCTACATGGCCGGTGTGCTGGCGGCCTCGCTCAGCGAGAGCGGCGTGATCGGCGTGGTCGGCGGCCGTGAGGACGTGCCCCCGGTCGTCCGCTTCGTGAACGCCTACGAGACCGGTGCGCAGTCGGTGAACCCCGACATCCGTGTGCTGTCGGTCTTCAACGAGTCGTTCACCACTCCCGACAAGGGCGCCTCCGACGCTGCCCAGTTCATCGGCGAGGGCGCCGACGTCATCTTCGGTGCCGGCGGCCAGACCGGCTCCGGTGGCATCGCCGCCGCTGCCGAGCAGGGCGTGTGGGCCATCGGCGTCGACCAGGACGAGTACTTCACCACCTTCAACGGTGGCGACGCTCCCGGGTCCGAGTTCCTGGCCACCTCGGCGGTGAAGCGGGTCGACCTGGCGGTCTTCCGCAACATCGTCGCCTCGATGACCGACGAGTTCGCCGGCGGCCTCTACACCCTCGAGGCTGCGAACGACGGCATCACCTACGCACCCTTCCACGACGCCGAGCTGCCCGAAGAGGCCGTCGCGGCGCTGGAGGAGGCCCGGGCCGGACTGTCGGACGGGTCGATCGACACGGGCGTCGACCCGGTCACCGGCCTGCCCCTCTGACGGCTACAGCCACGAAGGCGAAGTGACGTGACGGTGCGGGCCCGCGACGCTGCTCAGCAGCTCCGGGCCCGCGCCTCCGTCGCGTCACCGGTCGTCGCCACCGGCTCGGCCGCACCGGACGCGGCCGCCATGGGTGTCGGCGCCCGCGGTACGAGCGGGAGCCCCCCATGACCAGCCTCGCCACCGACCCGCCCGCCGCCGAGGTCGCCGACGTCGTCCTCGAGGCGCGGGGCGTCACCAAGCGCTTCCCCGGGGTGCTCGCCAACGACGCCGTCGACCTGACGCTGCGCCGGGGCGAGGTCCACTGCCTGCTCGGCGAGAACGGCGCCGGCAAGTCGACGCTGATGAACGTGATCTTCGGGCTCTACCAGCCCGATGCCGGCGAGCTGCTGGTCGAGGGCGAGCCGGTGCGGTTCCGCAGCTCCGCCGACGCCATCGCCCACGGCATCGGCATGGTCCACCAGCACTTCCAGCTGGTGCAGGCCTTCACCGTGGCCGAGAACGTGATCCTGGGCGAGGAGCTGCGCCGGGGGCCGCTGCTCGACCTCGACGAGGCCCGCAAGCGCATCGCCGCCCTGAGCACCGACTTCGGCATCTCGGTCGACCCCGGCGCCAAGGTCGAGGACCTCTCGGTCGGCCAGCAGCAGCGGGTCGAGCTGCTCAAGGCGCTGTACCGGGACGCCTCGATCCTCATCCTCGACGAGCCCACCGCCGTCCTGACACCGGGCGAGGTCGACGAGTTCTTCGGTGTCGTGCGGAGCCTCACCGAGCAGGGCAAGTCGATCATCTTCATCACGCACAAGCTGCGTGAGGTGCTGGCGGTGGCCGACCGGATCACCGTGATCCGCCGCGGCAAGGTCGTCGGCTCGGCCGACCCCGACGAGGCGACGCCGGCCACGCTGGCCTCCCTGATGGTCGGCCGCGAGATCATCCTGTCGATCGACAAGGAGCCGGCCACCCCGGGCGACGCCACGCTGCAGATCCGGAACCTCGACGTCGCCGACGACCGCGGTTACACGGCCGTCACCGACCTCTCCTTCGACGTGCGGGCCGGCGAGATCTTCGGCGTCGCCGGCGTGGAGGGCAACGGTCAGCGGGAGCTGGTCGAGGCCATCACCGGCATGCGGCCCAAGCTGGGCGGGACGGTGGAGCTCGACGGCGTCGACATCACCGGCGCCAGCCCCCGCCAGGTCGACGAGCTCGGGGTCGGCCACGTGCCCGAGGACCGCAACAAGCACGGTGTCGTCGACTCGTTCACCATCGCCGACAACCTGGTGCTCAACACGTTCGGGCGCAAGCCGTTCGCCCGTCGCTTCATCCGCCAGACCCGCAAGATCGACGAGCAGGCCCGCGACCTGGTCGAGCGCTACGACGTGCGGACGCCGGGCATCCACGTACCGGTGGGGACGCTGTCGGGCGGCAACCAGCAGAAGGTGATCATCGCCCGCGAGCTGTCGGGCGAGCCGCGCCTGCTGGTGGTCGCGCAGCCGACCCGGGGGCTCGACGTCGGGTCGATCGAGTTCATCCACAACCGCATCGTCGAGATGCGCGACGCGGGCGCCGCCGTGCTCCTCGTGTCGGCCGAGCTCGACGAGATCTTCACCTTGTCCGACCGCATCGGCGTGCTGTTCCGCGGGCGCCTGGTGGGCGACTTCCCGCGGGCCGAGGCCTCGCGCGACACAGTGGGGTACCTGATGGCCAGCGGTCACGACGACGCCCAGGGGCCGGACGAAGCCGACGGGGCGGGGGAGTCGTGACGACCACCACGACCGAGACCCCTCCGAGGCCGCCGGGCCGCTCGGCGGTCGACTTCCTGCGTGGCTACTTCAGCCTGCAGCCGATCCTCGTCCCCATCTGCGCCATCCTCCTGGCGGTGCTGGTCGGCGGGGTGATCATCCTGCTGGTCGGCGAGAACCCGTTCACCGCCTACTGGGCGCTGCTGCGGGGCATGTTCGGCAGCGGCGACCGGGTGGCCGCCTCGCTCGGGCGCTCGACGCCGTTCATCGGCGCCGCCCTGGCCGTCGCCTTCGCCTTCCGGGCCGGCCTGTTCAACATCGGGGTGGAGGGCCAGCTGCTCGTGGGGGCGACGGTGGCCGCCTGGGTCGGCACCTGGGACGTGGTGCACGACCTGCCCGGGCTCCTCGCCATCCTGGCCGTGCTGGTGGCCGGGGCCGTGGGCGGCGGGCTCTACGGGCTGATCCCCGGCCTCCTCAAGGTGCGGACGGGCGCCCACGAGGTGATCACCACGATCATGCTCAACAACATCGCCCTCCTGCTGATCCGCTGGATCGTCAACTCGACCGACCCGGTGATCCTGCGTGACCAGGGGGCGTCGGTCGCCCGCAGCGCCACCATCGCCGAGGGCGCCCGCCTGCCCCGGCTGGTCGACAGCCAGCCGCCGCTCCACGTCGGGTTCCTGATCATGCTGGGGCTGTGCGTGTTCGTGTGGTTCGTGCTGCAGCGCACCACCAACGGGTTCGAGATCCGGATGGTGGGAGCCAACCCGCACGCCGCCCACTACGCCGGCGTCGGGGTCAGCCTCGTGATCGTCTCGGTGATGGCGACGGCCGGTGGGTTCGCCGGGCTCGCCGGGGCCGGTGAGATCAGCGGCACGTCGCACTTCCTCAGCCCCGGGGTGTTCCTCGCCATCGGCTTCGACTCCATCGCCATCGCCCTGCTGGCCCGGGCCAACCCGTTCGCCGTGGTCCCGGCCGCCGTGCTCTGGGGGTCGATGCTGGCGGGCGCCCCGCTCATGCAGCAGGAGACCGGGCTGTCGATCGACATCGTGCGCATCGTCCAGGCGCTGGTGCTGCTGTTCGTGGCGGCCGACGTGATCGTGCGCACGGTCTTCCGCATCCGCTCCAAGGTCGAGGGCGGCTTCGACGAGCCGACGCTCGGCACCCAGTGGGGCGGCGTGGCATGAGCGCCGTGACGCTGGCACCGGCGGTGCGGCGCCGCACTCGGGGACTCGACCGGTTCCAGACCATCGCCGTCCTGTTCGGGCTGCTGGGCGTGGTGCTCGTCGGCTACGTCACACCGAACCTCGAGCGGACCAGCAAGGCCTTCACGCTGGAGATGCCGCCCGACCCGGCGCAGGTGTCGTTCTCGCCGCGCACGATCATCGCCGCCATCGGCACGTACTACGTGCTGGCCGCGGTGGCGACCCTGGTGCTCGGGCGCTCGGCCCGGTGGGAGCGCTACACCCGGGCGGCGCTGGGCGTCGCCGCGGTGCTGGTGGCGCCGCTCGTCGTCATCCTGTCGCTGGCGCTGTCCGAGGCGCCGTCGACCAACCTGGTGCAGCTCGTCGTCGAGTCGCTGCGGCTCGGCACGCCGATCGCCCTCGGGGCCATGGCGGGGCTGTGGTGCGAGCGCTCCGGCGTCGTCAACATCGGCATCGAGGGGATGATGCTGGGGGCTGCCGGCGTCGGCTTCACGGTGTACGCCGTGCTCGGCGACGCCCAGGACTCGACCTGGCTGTGGATCGGCATCCTCGCCGCCGTGCTGACCGGGGGCCTGATCGCGGCGTTGCACGCCCTGGTGTCGGTCACGTTCCGGGTCGACCAGATCATCTCCGGTGTGGTGATCAACCTGCTGGCCCTGGGGCTCACCAGCTTCCTGCGCTCCCAGGTGATCGTGCCCAAGGGCATCTCGACCGGCATCAGCACGTCGGAGCTGTCGATCCCGCTGCTGTCGGAGATCCCGATCGTCGGCGACCAGCTCTTCACCAACAAGCCCATCTTCTTCTCGATGTTCGTGATCGTGGCGGCGACGTGGTTCGTGATGTTCCGGACGCCCTGGGGGCTGCGGGTGCGGTCGGTCGGCGAGAACCCCCACGCCGCCGAGACGCTGGGCATCGACGTCATCAAGATCCGCTACCAGGCGGTGATCCTGGGCGGCCTGATCGCCGGGCTCGCCGGGGCGTGGTTCTCGATGGAGGGCCAGGGCGGCTTCCAGGACAACATGACCAACGGGGCCGGCTTCATCGCCCTGGCGGCTTTGATCTTCGGGCGCTGGCGGCCGTGGAGCGCCTTCGCCGGGGCCATGCTGTTCGGCTTCACCCGGGCGCTGGGCACCCGCCTGCAGATCCTCGACGTCTCCGTCGGCGACTTCTCGATCCCGAGCGAGTTCTGGCAGGCGCTGCCCTACGTGGTGACGATCATCGTCGTCGCGGGCGCCGTGGGTCGGTCGGTCGCTCCCGCCGCGGTGGGCCAGCCGTACGAACGCCCCCGATGACCGTCGTTCTGTCTTCGCTGGTCCGGCTATTCCGGGCTCAGCGAAGACAGAATGCAGCGCATGCCGTGGGATGAGCTGTTGGCGGCCGCCGTCGAGGTGCGGGATCGGGCCTATGCGCCCTACTCGGGGTTCCGGGTGGGGGCCGCCGGGCTGGTGGACGACGGGCGGGTCGTGGTGGGGTGCAACGTGGAGAACGCCTCCTACGGGGTGACGCTCTGCGCCGAGTGCGGGCTGGTGTCGGCACTGCACGCGTCGGGCGGGGGACGGCTGGTCGCCCTGGCCTGCTGCGGGCCCGACGGCGAGTACCTGGCGCCGTGCGGGCGCTGCCGGCAGGTGCTGTTCGAGGCCGGTGGTGCGGGTCTGCTGGTGAACGAGCGGCCGATGTCCGAATGGCTGCCGGACGCCTTCGGGCCGTCGAACCTGGAGGACTGATGGCGACCGACGTGCTCGACGTGATCCGCACCAAGCGCGACGGCGGCGTGCTCAGCGACGAGCAGATCCGCTTCTTCGTGGAGGGCTACACGGTCGGGACGATCGCCGACGAGCAGGCCGCGGCGCTGTGCATGGCGATCCTGCTGCGCGACATGGAGCCGACCGAGCTGGCCGTGTGGACGCAGGCGATGATCGACTCCGGCGACCGGCTCGACCTCTCGTCGGTCGACCGGCCGACCGTCGACAAGCACTCGACCGGGGGCGTGGGCGACAAGGTGTCGCTGGTGCTGGCGCCGCTGGTGGCGGCGTGCGGGGCGGCGGTGCCGCAGCTGTCGGGCCGGGGGCTGGGCCACACGGGCGGCACGCTCGACAAGCTGGAGGCGATCCCCGGGTGGCGGGCGACGCTGTCGAACGCGGAGGTGGTCGCCCAGCTGGGGTCGGTGGGGGCCGTGATCTGCGCCGCCAGCGACACGCTGTGCCCGGCCGACCGCAAGCTCTACGCCCTGCGCGACGTGACCGCCACCGTCGAGGCGATCCCGCTGATCGCGTCGTCGATCATGTCGAAGAAGATCGCCGAGGGCACCTCCGCGCTGGTGCTGGACGTGAAGGTCGGCTCGGGGGCGTTCCTGCCGGAGATCGACCGGGCCCGGCGGCTGGCGGAGACGATGGTGGGGTTGGGTCAGGCCCACGGGGTCCGCACGGTGGCGTTGATCACCGACATGGACACGCCTCTCGGTCTCGCGTGCGGGCACGGCCTGGAGGTCACGGAGTCGGTGGCGACGCTGCGGGGCGGGGGTCCGTCCGACCTCGTGGAGGTGACGCTGGCCATGGCCCGGGAGATGCTGTCGCTGTCGGGCCTCTCCGGTGCGGTCGACGCGGTCGATCCGGCGGAGGTGCTGGCGTCGGGTGCGGCGCTGCCGGTGTGGGACGCCATGATCCGGGCCCAGGACGGCGACCCGGACGCCGAGCTGCCGGTCGCCGCGGTGCAGCACGAGGTCGTCGCTCCGGCGTCGGGGTACCTGCGACGGCTCGACGCCCGGGCCGTCGGCGTCGCCGCCTGGCGCCTGGGCGCAGGGCGGTCCCGCAAGGAGGACCCGGTGTCGCCGACGGCCGGCGCCGTCTGCCTCCACAAGCCCGGCGACCGGGTCGAGGCGGGGGAGCCGCTGCTGGTGCTCCACGCCGACGACGCCGACCGCCTCCCGGCCGCGCTCGCCGCCCTGGAAGGCGGGGTCGAGATCGGTCCCGAACCGCCCACTCAGCGTCCCCTGGTGGTGGAACGCATCGGTTAGCCCGTACCAACCACCCCGCCGCCGCCCCAAGCGGTCTCGGCTGCGCCGAGGCGAGCTATTTTATGCCATGGCTACTCGTCCCACCTCTGAGCAGATCCTGCGGGCGCCGAAGGTGCTGCTGCACGACCACCTCGACGGGGGCCTGAGGGTGGGCACGGTGATCGAGTTGGCGCGGGAGGCCGGCCACACCCTGCCGACGAGCGACCCCGACGACCTGGCCGCCTGGTTCACTGCGGGCGCCTACCGCCACGACCTCGACCTCTACCTGGAGACGTTCGAGCACACCGTCGGCGTGATGCAGACCAAGGACGCCCTGGTGCGGACCGCCGCCGAGTGCGCCGAGGACCTGGCCGCCGACGGTGTCGTCTACGCCGAGGTGCGCTTCGCCCCCGAGCTCCACCTCGACGGCGGCCTGTCGCTCGACGAGGTGGTCGACGCCGTGCAGGAGGGGTTCCGGCAGGGGAGCGCCGGGCGGCCGATCACCGTCGGCACCCTGCTCACGGCCATGCGCCACGCCGCCAACTCCATCGAGATCGCCCACCTGGCCCTGCGGCACCGGGAGGTGGGCGTCGTCGGGTTCGACATCGCCGGCTCGGAGGCCGGGAACCCGCCCACCCGGCACCTGGCGGCGTTCCAGGAGATCGCCAAGGCCAGCCACCACATCACGATCCACGCCGGCGAGGCGTTCGGGCTGCCGTCGATCTGGGAGGCCCTGCACCTGTGCGGTGCCGAGCGGTTGGGGCACGGGGTGCGCATCGTCGACGACATCACGATCGGCGACGACGGCCGGGCTCACCTCGGCCACCTGGCCAGCTTCGTGCGCGACCGGCGGGTGCCGCTGGAGATGTGCCCCACGTCGAACGTCCACACCGGGGTGGCCGACTCCGTGGCCGAGCACCCCATCGGCCTCCTCACCCGCCTCCGCTTCCGGGTGACGGTCAACACCGACAACCGCCTCATGTCGAACATCACCCTCAGCGAGGAGTTCGAGAAGCTGGTCGACGCGTTCGGCTACGGCTGGGACGAGATCGAGTGGCTCACCCTCAACGCGATGAAGTCCGCCTTCTGGCCTTTCGAAGACCGCCTCCGCCTCATCAACGGCCAGATAAAGCCCGGCTACGCGGCGTTGCGCGCCGAAGCCCTGTAGTCGGCCGGAGGTCCTGACGGTGCGGACGTGGTGGTCGCCGGTGCACCGTGAGCACCGCCCTGACGTCGAGGTGAGCGACGGGCACGTGGTGGCCCACCCGGAGGTGCCGGCACGGGCCGACGCCGTGCTGGCCGCGGTGCGCGCCGCCGGCTTGGGGCCGGTCGAGGAGGTGGCGGTCGACGAGGCGGAGGTGCGGGCCGCGGCGGCCGGGGTGCACGACCCGGAGCTGGTCGACTTCCTGGCCGGGGCGTGGGCAGCCTGGCAGGCGGCGGGGCGCGACTGGCAGGCACTGCCGATCGTGTGGCCCGTCGCCGGCCTTGCCTTCGGCGACGGGAGCCCGCGGCCCCGCAGCGTCGACGGCCTCCTCGCCTCCTGGTGCTTCGACGCCGCGACGCCGGTCGGGCACGGCACCTGGCCCGCCGCCGTGGCGTCGGCGGCATGCGCCCTGGCCGCGGCCGACACCGTGGCGGGCGACACCGGAAGCCCGGCCTTCGCGCTTTGCCGCCCACCCGGCCACCACGCCGCGCCCGGTGCGTTCGGCGGCTACTGCTACCTGAACAACGCCGCGCTCGCCGCCCAGCGGCTGCGTCTGCGGGGCGCCGCCCGGGTCGCGGTGCTCGACGTCGACTACCACCACGGCAACGGCACCCAGGCCGTCTTCTGGGAGCGGTCCGACGTGCTCACCGTGTCGCTCCACGCCGACCCGCGCGACGAGTACCCCTACTTCAGCGGCCATGCGGCCGAGACCGGTGCCGGCCCGGGGGAGGGCACCAACGTCAACCTGCCGCTCGCACTGGGCACGGACTGGAACGCGTGGTCCGCCGCCCTCGACGCCGGCCTGGCCGCGGTGACCGCCCATCGGGCGGAGGCGCTGGTCGTCGCGCTGGGCGTCGACACCTACGAGGGCGACCCCATCTCCCAGTTCCGCCTGGCGTCGCGCCACTACCCGCGGATCGGCGCCCGCATCGCCGCCCTGGGGCTCCCCACGGTGGTGGTGCTGGAGGGCGGCTACGCGGTCGACGCCATCGGCGCCAACGTGGTCGGCGTGCTCACGGGGTTGTCGGGCTGACCACCGGGGTGGCGGGCCGGACCCGGTACGGGGTCAGGTTGGGGTCAGTAGCCTGCGGGGGTGGTTGTGACCCTGGGAGCGGTGGCTGACGTGACCTCGACGAACGAGGCGTTGCGGAGGTTCCTGCACGGGTTGCCGGGGGTGGATCAGGTGGGGGCGGACGCCCGGGCAGCGGGCTTGGGGACCCGGTCGATCAAGTCCACGGCCAAGGCGTTCGCGCTCGATCTGGCGGTGCGGATGGTGGATCTCACCACCCTGGAGGGGGCCGACACGGCGGGCAAGGTCCGGGCGCTCTGTGCCAAGGCGCGGCGGCCCGATCCGAGCGATCCCGGCTGCCCGAGCGTGGCGGCGGTGTGCGTCTACGGGGATCTGGCGCCCATCGCGGTGGAGAGCCTGAGGGGATCGGGCGTCGCGACAGCGGCGGTGGCGACGGCGTTCCCCTCCGGGAGGGCGTCGCTGGAGGTGAAGCTGGCGGACACGAAGGCGGCGGTGGCGGCGGGCGTGCAGGAGATCGACATGGTGATCGACCGGGGGGCCTTCCTCTCGGGCCGGTACCTCGACGTGCACGACGAGATCGTCGCCGTGAAGGAGGCCTGCGGGCCCGCCCACCTCAAGGTCATCCTCGAGACCGGCGAGCTGGTCACCTACGACAACGTCCGCCGGGCGTCCTGGCTGGCGATGCTGGCCGGCGCCGACTTCGTCAAGACGTCCACCGGCAAGGTCCAGCCGGCCGCCACCCTCCCCGTCACGCTGGTGATGCTGGAGGCCGTGCGAGACTTCCACGCCACCACCGGCCGTGCCGTCGGGGTGAAGGCCGCCGGCGGCATCCGCTCCGCCAAGGACGCCATCCGCTACCTGGTGGTGGTCAACGAGACCGTCGGCGACGACTGGCTCACCCCCGAGCGCTTCCGGTTCGGCGCCTCCACCCTGCTCAACGACCTGCTCATGCAACGCCAGAAGCTGGCCACCGGCCACTACGCCGGCCCCGACTACTTCACGCTCGACTGAAGACTGAAGCCGACCGCCATGCCCGCCATGTTCGAGTACGCACCCGCCCCCGAGTCCCGGGCCGTCGTCGACATCAAGCCCGCCTACGGGCTGTTCATCGACGGCGAGCTCGTCGACTCGCTCGACGGCACCCCCTTCAAGTCCGTCAACCCCGCCACCGAAGAGGTGCTGACCGAGGTCGTCGCGGCTGGTCCCCAGGACGTCGACCGGGCCGTCGCCGCCGCCCGCCGCGCCTACGACGACGTGTGGTCGCAGCTGCCCGGCCGGGAACGGGCCAAGTACCTGTTCCGCATCGCCCGCCTCGTCCAGGAGCGCAGCCGGGAGCTGGCGGTCCTCGAGAGCATCGACAACGGCAAGCCGATCCGGGAGAGCCGCGACGTCGACCTCCCCCTGGTGGCGGCCCACTTCTTCTACTACGCCGGCTGGGCCGACAAGCTGGGCTACGCCGGCTTCGGCGTCGATCCCAAGCCGCTGGGCGTCGCCGGCCAGGTGATCCCCTGGAACTTCCCGCTGCTGATGCTGGCGTGGAAGATCGCCCCCGCCCTGGCCACCGGGAACACCGTGGTCCTCAAGCCGGCCGAGACCACGCCCCTCACGGCCCTGGCGTTCGCGGAGATCTGCCAGCAGGCCGACCTGCCGCCCGGCGTCGTCAACATCATCACCGGCGCCGGCGACACCGGGAGGGCCCTGGTGGAGCACGCCGGGGTCGACAAGGTGGCCTTCACCGGGTCGACCGAGGTGGGCCGGGCCATCGCCAAGTCGGTCGCCGGCACCCGCAAGAAGCTGACCCTGGAGCTGGGCGGCAAGGCGGCCAACGTCGTCTTCGAGGACGCCCCGCTCGACCAGGCCGTCGAGGGCATCGTCAACGGCATCTTCTTCAACCAGGGTCACGTGTGCTGCGCCGGGAGCCGCCTGCTGGTGCAGGAGTCGGTGGCCGACGAGGTGCTCGCCAGCCTCAAGCGCCGCCTCGGCACCCTCCGCCTGGGCGACCCGCTCGACAAGAACACCGACATCGGCGCC is a genomic window of Acidimicrobiales bacterium containing:
- a CDS encoding histone deacetylase family protein, which codes for MRTWWSPVHREHRPDVEVSDGHVVAHPEVPARADAVLAAVRAAGLGPVEEVAVDEAEVRAAAAGVHDPELVDFLAGAWAAWQAAGRDWQALPIVWPVAGLAFGDGSPRPRSVDGLLASWCFDAATPVGHGTWPAAVASAACALAAADTVAGDTGSPAFALCRPPGHHAAPGAFGGYCYLNNAALAAQRLRLRGAARVAVLDVDYHHGNGTQAVFWERSDVLTVSLHADPRDEYPYFSGHAAETGAGPGEGTNVNLPLALGTDWNAWSAALDAGLAAVTAHRAEALVVALGVDTYEGDPISQFRLASRHYPRIGARIAALGLPTVVVLEGGYAVDAIGANVVGVLTGLSG
- the deoC gene encoding deoxyribose-phosphate aldolase; translation: MADVTSTNEALRRFLHGLPGVDQVGADARAAGLGTRSIKSTAKAFALDLAVRMVDLTTLEGADTAGKVRALCAKARRPDPSDPGCPSVAAVCVYGDLAPIAVESLRGSGVATAAVATAFPSGRASLEVKLADTKAAVAAGVQEIDMVIDRGAFLSGRYLDVHDEIVAVKEACGPAHLKVILETGELVTYDNVRRASWLAMLAGADFVKTSTGKVQPAATLPVTLVMLEAVRDFHATTGRAVGVKAAGGIRSAKDAIRYLVVVNETVGDDWLTPERFRFGASTLLNDLLMQRQKLATGHYAGPDYFTLD
- a CDS encoding aldehyde dehydrogenase family protein, translated to MPAMFEYAPAPESRAVVDIKPAYGLFIDGELVDSLDGTPFKSVNPATEEVLTEVVAAGPQDVDRAVAAARRAYDDVWSQLPGRERAKYLFRIARLVQERSRELAVLESIDNGKPIRESRDVDLPLVAAHFFYYAGWADKLGYAGFGVDPKPLGVAGQVIPWNFPLLMLAWKIAPALATGNTVVLKPAETTPLTALAFAEICQQADLPPGVVNIITGAGDTGRALVEHAGVDKVAFTGSTEVGRAIAKSVAGTRKKLTLELGGKAANVVFEDAPLDQAVEGIVNGIFFNQGHVCCAGSRLLVQESVADEVLASLKRRLGTLRLGDPLDKNTDIGAINSAEQLAKIRMLSEVGEQEGAERWTAPCELPDRGFWFPPTVFTGVTQAHRIAREEVFGPVLSVLTFRTPAEAVEKANNTPYGLSAGVWTEKGSRILWMAQKLRAGVVWANTFNRFDPTSPFGGYKESGYGREGGRHGLGGYLDV